CGCCTGCAGATGATCGGCAAGAATCACATCTATGTGGACGAGGGCGATATCCCGGAAGGGGAGTGGGTGCATGAGAACGAGGCTGCCCGCACCTTCGGACGGATCATGGCCGGGGGCGGTATCTGTACCGACGGCGAGCCGAAAGAGGGCAAGGTCACCCTGCTCGCCGAACATGACGGTGTTTTGGTCAGCGATCTTGAAATGATGAATCGTTTCAACCTCGTGCCTGACGTCATGGTCGCGGCCCGTAAGAGCGGCACTCTGGTTAAGGAAGGTGCACGCATTGCCGGAACACGGGCCATTCCGCTCTATCTTTCCCGCGAGAATTTTTCCCGCGCTGTTTCCGCGTTGAACGGCGATCCGCTGTTCAAGGTGCTTCCCCTTAAGCGCAAGAAAGTCGGCATCCTCATCACCGGAGATGAAGTCTTCAACGGGTTGATCGACGATAAATTTGAGTCTGTCATCACTGCAAAGGTGCAGGCACTGGGCTGCGAGGTTATCCGCTCTGTCATTAAGCCGGACAACCGCGAGGAAATCCGCGATGCGGCCCTCTCCCTTATGGAAGACGGTTGTGACCTGCTCATCACAACCGCGGGGATGTCTGTCGATCCTGATGACGTGACCCGCCACGGCCTGGTGGATGCCGGAGTATCCGACCTCCTTTATGGTGCTCCGGTACTCCCCGGCACCATGCTCCTGCTGGCTAAAGCCGGCAATGCGAGGGTGATCGGGGTTCCGGCCTGCGCGCTTTTTTTCAAGACCACAAGTCTGGATCTGGTCCTGCCCAAGGTGATTGCGGGGCAGGAAATCACCCGCAGTGATCTCGCGTCATTTGCTGACGGCGGCTACTGCATGGAGTGCAAGGTCTGCACATTCCCCAAATGTCCTTTCGGAAAATAGGAGGCGAGTATGCATAAGAATCTTGACCCGCCTGAAATGGGTGGGACAGCGGCACTGGCAGATATGGATTCCCATAAACCCACTATCCGGCTGCATCTCTGGCTGGAAGGAGGCGAGGGTGTTTTCTTCGGCTACGGCAGGCTGCTTCTGTTGGACAAGATTGAAACCTGCGGCTCGCTAAAAAAAGCATCCGAAGAGCTGGGCATGTCCTACCGCGCTGCATGGGGCAAGATTAAACAGACCGAACAGGTGCTCGGTTTCCAGCTTATGGAGCGGGCAGGCAGCAGGCGCAGCGGCTACCGCCTGACCGAAGCCGGACGGGTTGTTCGGGACAAATATTTGGAATGGTTCAATAAGGTTGAACAGGATGCCCGCGCAAGGGCGGAGGAAATCTTCCCTTGGAAGTCACGGAGCTTCGGAGAGAGTTGAAATTATCAGCCCTTGCATGGATGATCATGCAAGGGTTTTTTTCCTGATTTTTATGACTACGCCTTCCAGCCCGGACCTTTCACAACAATTTCATTCAGCACCCGGCCCATTTCCGGGCTTTCCATCATCCCGGTCACCACTTCGATATAACAGCCGCTGTCTGCTGTTGCGGCCTTCTGCAAAGCCTCGTCAAGTTCGCCATTGGTGGTCACTTTTGCGCTGAACCAGCCGTCCATGCCCAAAGCTTCGGGCAGTTTGCTGTAATTCCATTGCGCCAGATCATTATAATAAATGTACGGATCTTCGCAGAGCAGCCGCTCGATGAGATAGCCGTCATTATTCACGCAGATGATTACGGGCTTGAGCTTGAAACGCGCAAACTGGCAGATCTCCTGTACAGTCATCTGGTGCGCGCCTTCCCCGGTAAGCAGCAGGGTGCGGCGGTCCGGGGAAGCCATGGCCGCGCCGAAGGCAGCTGGAGTAGCCCAGCCGATGGAACCCCATAGGGTCTGGTTGAAGAAGACAGCATCCTCGGGCAACCGGGAATTGACCAGCCCCATGGAGGCGGTTCCGGTTTCCCCCATGATGATGTCGCCCGCTGCGAAAAAGCGTTCAATGCGCGGATAGAGGGATTCAGCTGTGATTTCATCGTCCGGCTTGCCCACGGGATCACCCAGCCCCTGCGGGGTCATGGGTATGGGCAGGGAGAGTTTTCCTATGCGTGCGCAAAGTTCGCGCAGCACATCTTCCAGAAGCAGATTATGGTAGACCGCATGCCCTATGCAGACCCGGTCGGGATGGATTTTGATTTCGCGGTCGGGGTCGATATTTACAGTAAAGGCCCCGGTGTTGATGTCCGAACGGATGGTGCCGAAACTGACCACCAGATCAGCTGATTCAACGGTCCGGCACACTTCTTCATCAAGGATGCGCCCGTTGTAGACCCCGATGAAATTGGGATGCGTCTCGGAAAGCGTGCCCTTGGCCATGAACATGGAGGTAAAGGGAATGCCTGATTTATCAATGAATTCCAGCATGGGCTTATGCAGTTCATAGCGTCCGATAAGCGCACCGACCATGGCGATGCCGTTTTTCGATTGCTCCAGCCTTTCAAGAATCAAAGGAATGATTGTTTCAAGGGTATCCTGATCGCTCACAGGCATGGGCAGGGTATGCGGCTTGGTGCAGCCCAGTTCTTTGAGTGCTTCATCCGCAGGAACCGCGATGTACACTGGTTGCTTTTTGCTCAGCGCGGCATTGATGCAGCGTTCCACCTCGGCCACGGTGTTTTCAGCGGTAAGGATGGTGCTGGCGCAAACCACAGGTTGGGTCATCTTATGAAAAAGGTCGAATTCACCGTTGCCAAGTGTGTGATGGATGAGGTTGCCGTTACGCTGCACCGAGCATTTGGGCATGCCCACAATATGGAAGACAGGCAGGTTTTCGGCATAGCATCCGGCAATACCGTTAATTGCGCTCAGTTCGCCCACACCGTAGGTGGTGCAGACAGCGGATTTACCCTTGATGCGGGCGTAGCCGTCTGCGGCATAGGCGGCATTGAGTTCGTTACAACAGCCGATCCAGTTGAAGTCTGAATCATTGCAGAAGGCATCATTCACCGGAAAGGAATAGTCGCCCGGAACCCCGAAAATATCTGTTATTCCGATTTCTTTTAATCGCTCCAGCAGGTGCTGGATGACTGTCTGGGTCATGGGTGCTCCCCCCCTTATTGTTTTGGTAGCAGGGTAGTTTGATTATTGCTGCTATTTTGCCAGTTGGGGGAGGTTGTGTCCATGGGGATGACAAAAATATTCTCCTCAAGTGTTTACTCATCATCCATCAGTTGCAGCGGATGGTTTTATCTCTGTTCACCCAATATATTTTCCAGTATTATACAGAAGCTTCCCTTACTCATCCTGCGACTGGAGAATTGTCATGACACTACCCCCGCTCCCGGATATTCATGCTTTGGCAGTATTGGCCTTGACAGCTGTTGCATTGATATTATTCAGCCGGAAAAAGACTCCGCTGGAAACCTCCAGTCTGATTATTCTCCTGATTCTGACGGTTGGATTTGAGCTTTTCCCCTATCAATCAGGCGGTGAAACATTCCACGCCGTAAATTTCTTCTACGGATTCGGTAACGAAGCCCTCATTGCGGTATGCGCGCTCATGATTGCCGGGCAGGGGCTTTTGCGTACAGGATCGCTGGATCCCATGGGACGTATGCTGGCCCGGTTATGGAAAAAAAGCCCTTCCCTTTCGTTTTTACTGACTCTGCTGCTGGGGGCTTTCATCAGTGCCTTTATCAATAATGTCCCGGTGGTGGTTCTGCTGTTGCCGGTTCTCATCAGCGTATCGCTGCGGACCGGGGCTCCGGCTTCATCGGTACTTATGCCCATGGGCTTTTCCACTCTGCTGGGCGGAACCGCCACAACCATCGGAACCTCCACCAACCTGCTGGTGGTTTCCGTTGCAGCGGATATGGGGTTCAAGCGTCTGGAAATGTTTGATTTCGTGCTGCCCGCAGTCATCGCCGGATCCATCAGTATTCTGTATCTCTGGCAGATAGCCCCGCGCCTCATCCCAAAAATAGACATTACCCTGACCGACAGGTCTCCGCGAATTTTTACCGCCCATCTGGAAGTTACCGAGAACAGTCCTTTGGTAGGCAATCCTCTCTCAAAGGCTTTTGAACTTACCGATAATGCCATGAAGGTTTCGGCAATTGAACGTGGCGAAGGAAAGCCGATCTACCTGCATCCGGGAGCCATCCTGCAAACAGGGGATCACCTTGTAATAAATGACACCCCGGATCAGCTCAAAGAGTTTGAAAAGGTACTGCACGGCACGCTTTTTCCTGTGGGATCAAACGTTCCCATTGATTCCAAGACACCACTCGAAGCGACTGACCAGCAGATCGCGGAAATCGTAATCTATCAAGGCTCACCGCTGAAAGGCACGACTTTGAAGAAATACCATTTCGCCCAGCGCACGGGCATGACAACCCTTGCCATTCACCGTTCCGGGAAGAAGCTGAAACGTTATCTGGATAAGATAAGCGACATAAAATTGAAGCAGGGTGATATTCTCCTTGTGCAGGGAGCGCGGGAGAGAATTACGGAACTTAAAAAGAACACCAAGGTGCTGGTCCTGGATTCCACAATGGATCTCCCGTATTCCCGAAAGGTCCATCTGGCACTTAGCATCATGCTGGGAATAATACTGACCGCCGCTTTCGGCATACTGCCCATCGCCATCAGCGCACCATGCGGAGCATTGTTCATGATCCTGACCGGATGCATAACATGGCGGGACGCCACACGCGCACTGAACGTGCAGGTGGTGCTGATTGTGGTCACAAGTCTGGCTCTAGGCAAAGCCATGCTGATTACAGGGGGCGCGGACTATCTGGGTAAATTGTTCGTAGCACTCAGCGGCGATGCTCCCGCAGCTTTGATTCTCAGCGGGCTGATGCTGCTTATGGCTATTTTCACCAACATAATTTCCAACAATGCAACAGCCGTAATCGGAACCCCCATCGCGCTCTCCATTGCCCAGCAGCTGAATCTGGACCCGGAACCCTTCATACTGGCTGTCCTCTTCGGGGCCAACATGAGTTTTGCCACTCCCATGGCGTACAAAACCAACCTGCTGGTCATGAACGCTGGGGAATATTCCTTCGCGGATTTTTTGCGGGTGGGGACGCCGCTGGTTTTGCTTATGTGGGGTGTGTTGTCGGTGGTTTTGCCTGTGATTTATTTGTAGAGGGGATAAAAAAGACCTCGCACTGGAGTACGAGGTTTTTGCAACTTGATTAGCTGGAGAGGCTACAAAGCGTCTTTAATGGATTCGCGGTATTCTTTGATATCCTGCTCGGTTACTTTGAGGTGTTTAACTTCGCCATCGACTTTGACAACTATGGGAGTGTTCGTTTAGAGGGCGGTTTCCCGTGCTTTGAGGGCAGAACGCTTTAATGCTTTTTCTATTAATGTCAGCATTTCGTTGTTGGTGTCTTTAGTCATTTTGATTTCCTCCAAAGTCGATCAGGTGTGGACCTGTTTTTCATATTATCAAACAGAAACCATTCATCCACAAGTTTTTTGTATGTAGGAAAATTTTTTAATCCATTTTGGAAGCGTCTTTTGATGACATCCACTGGAATATCATGCCCGCCCTGAGAGACCCGGTAGGCTACGCGATCAATGGCGGCCTGTTCATTCTCAAGTGCTAAGAATACCAGAGCGACTTTGTATCCTTGGTTCTGCCACTTGGGGACTTTTTACCCACCCACCAAAACAACCCGCTCCCGCTCAATATTTTTCCGGAATTCATCAGGCACAGTGTCCCAGACAAACAAATCCACGATAAAAGGCAGATCGCTTTCCTCAAATGCTTCTTTTAAGTTGTAGACGGCTTTTTTCTGATCAGCAGAAGCAAAAGCTACAAGGTCCAAGTCGGATTGTGGACGGGCAGAGCCTGTAGCGCGGGACCCGTATGCCCAGATGGTGGTGTCCGGCAGATGGGTTTCAATCAGTGAAAGAATTATCTTCAACTGCGTGGGGCTGACATCAATTTTCGGCATTATTCCCACGTTTCCTTTGAAATCTTTTTGTATAACTCGACCACATCATTATAAAAATCATCCACAATATCTAAGATGGCGTCTGCCTTGTCCCCGGAGTAATCGTGCGAGGTATCATTACGGGCATTGATGTACCCGAGCCAGTTTTCAACATTGGTGATAAGGTCCGCAGTGAACGCAAAACGCATCATCGGTTTCGGTCCCATGGTTTTAACTTCAACGTATCCTTCTTCGGACAAATGCCGCTTGCAGCTTTTCCAAGCCAGTTCCAGCGTGTATTCAAAACGTTTGACCAATGAATCCTGCACAGCATCTTTTGTTATTTCGTCAAGATCGGCAGACCCTTCATTGTATTTACGGAGCATCTCCTCAAAGCGGAGGATTGCTTTTTTGAACTGTGTGTAATCCATAACCATCTCTCAAAAGTGGCGCAAGCTGTGCCGTTTTTTATTTGCTGGGAATATTTTGGAATTCGGCTGCAACTTGTTGCAAATTGCGGCCTTTTATCCGGTTTACCTTACGAGAAATGCGAAGGCAATTTCTAAATAGAAGAACAATCCCAATCCTTACTATTATCTATAAATCTACCCATCGACTCCGCTCAGTCATTAAGTAAGCTGCTCAGCTTAAAAATAATACTCATATGTGCTAAATCTAACATATTGCATTTATTGACTTTATTTCACGCATAAGATTCTATGGAACCATCAAAGAAATTGTCAGGATTCCAGCCGGTTTAAATGCCGGATGAAAACCTGATTAAACTGAGGAGGTTCCATGAATATTTCACGGCGAGGGTTCATGAAACTTGCGGGCGTCGGTGTCGCAAGTATCGGTATGAGCCAGCTGGGACTGGATCTCACGCCTACGCAGGCTTATGCTGCGGGGCTGAAGATCAAGGGCGCGAAGGAAGTTATTTCCATCTGTCCTTTCTGTTCGCTGAGCTGCCATTTTATCGCCCATGTGAAGGACGGCAAGATCGTCAGCACTGAGGGTGATCCGGATTACCCGGTCAGTGAAGGTGCTCTTTGTGCGAAGGGTGCTGCTATGCTTTCCATGCATAACAACCACCACCGCATTGAAAAGCCCCTTTACCGTGCTCCCTACAGCACTAAATGGGAAGAAAAGAGCTGGGACTTTGTGCTTGACCGCATTGCCCGCCGCGTAAAGGAAACACGTGATGCTGACTTCAAACGTTTCAATGCCAAGGGGCAGGAAGTCAACCGTGTAGAATCAATTTTCCATCTCGGTACATCACAGATGGATAACGAGGAGTGTGCAGTCGTCCATCAGGGTGTGCGCGGCCTCGGCCTGGTGCATTTTGATCACCAGGCGCGTATCTGACACAGCGCAACAGTTGCGGCTCTGGCAGAGTCGTTCGGGCGCGGTGCGATGACAAACCACTGGTGCGATATTGAAAACGCGGATTCTATCCTGATTATCGGTAGTAACGCTGCGGAGCACCATCCTATCTCCTTCAAATGGGTACTGCGGGCCAAGGACAAAGGCGCCAAGGTCATGCATGTAGACCCCAAATTCTCACGTACCTCTGCGAGAAGTGATTTTCACGTTCCTCTCAGATCCGGTACCGATATCGCTTTCATGGGCGGTATGATCAATTACGTTCTTGAGAACGATCTCTACTTCAAGGAATACGTTACCAACTACACCAACGCGGCTTTTATCGTCGGTAAGGACTTCAAGTTCTCCCGCGGTCTGTTTACCGGATATGATAAAAATGCGCGTAAGTACGATAAGTCCAAATGGGCTTTCGAAACGGATAAGAACGGCGTTCCCAAGCGGGACGAATCCCTGAAGAATTCCCGCTGTGTATTCCAGATGCTCAAGAAGCATTACTCCCGCTACAGCCTGTCCAATGTTTCCAAGACCACCGGTGTCTCCAAAGACAACCTGCTCAAGGTCTACAAGGAATACTCCGGCACAGGTAAACGCGATAAGGCCGGAACCATCATGTACGCCCTTGGCTGGACCCAGCACACTGTGGGCGTGCAGAATATCCGTTCCAGTGCCATTCTCCAGCTTCTGCTCGGTAACATCGGTGTGGCCGGCGGCGGTATCAACGCCCTGCGCGGTGAGCCTAACGTACAGGGTTCCACTGACCACTGTATCCTCTGGCACATCCTGCCCGGTTACCTGCCCATGCCTAAAGCAAGCATGGGTTCCTTTGAGGAATACACCAAGGCAACTACTCCGGTCTCCAAAGACCCGCAGAGTGCCAACTGGTGGCAGCATAAGCCCAAGTACATGGCCTCCCTGCTCAAGGGCTGGCGCGGCGATAATGCCACTGCCGAGAACGGCTTCGGTTACCAGATGCTGCCCAAGGCGGATGACGGCGAAGATTATTCCTACCTCTTCATCTTCGACCGCATGTACCGCGGCGACATCAAGGGTGGTTTCGCATTCGGAACCAACCCGGCCATGAGTGTTCCCAACTCCAACAAGGCCCGTAAGGCCCTTGATAACCTCGACTGGCTGGTAGTGGGTGAGATTCACCACACCGAGACCTCCGATAACTGGCACCGTCCGGGTGTTGATCCCACCAGCATGAAGACTGAAGTCTTTATGCTGCCTTCCGCCCAGCGTGCGGAAAAAGCGGGTTCCATCAGCTCCTCCGGCCGCTGGCTGCTCTGGCACTACGAAGCCGCACGCCCCATGGGCGAATCCAAGAGCATGGGTGAGATGTACGTGGACATCATCAACCACGTACGCCGCCTCTACAACAAAGAGAACGGTGTTTACCCCGAGCCTCTGCTTACTCTTGACTGGCCTTCCTATTATGATCCCGAAGATGTTGCCCAGCGCATCAACGGCCGCTTCACCAAGGATATGGAATTCAAGGGCAAGAAATACAAAAAGGGCCAGCAGGTTCCTTCATTCGTAGCCCTCAAGGACGACGGTTCCACATCCTCCCTGAACTGGCTTTACGCGGGCAGTTACACCGAGGAAGCAGGCAACAAGGCCAAGCGTCGCAGTCTGGCACAGACTCCAATGCAGGCCAAGATCAACCTCTTCCCCAACTACGCATGGTGCTGGCCTGTCAACCGCCGCATCCTCTACAACAGAGCCTCTGTCGATCTTAACGGTAAACCTTATGCTCCTGAGAAAGCCGTTATCGAATGGAACGGTTCCAAGTGGATCGGTGACGTACCTGATGGCGGATGGCCGCCCATGGCTACCGGTAAGGGACGTTATCCCTTCATCATGCGCAAGGAAGGCCACGGGCAGCTCTACGGTCCCGGTCTGCAGGATGGTCCTTTCCCCGAGCATTACGAGCCGGTGGAAACTCCCATCTCCAGCCATCCGTTCTCACGCCAGCTGAACAGCCCGGTCTACAAGTACACTACCAGTGACCTCGACAAACTGGCTGAAGCCGCGGACGACCGGTACCCCATCGTCCTGACCACCTACAGCCTCACCGAACACTGGTGCGGCGGCGGTGATACCCGTAACACCCCGGCCCTGCTCGAAGCTGAACCGCAGCTTTATGTGGAAATGAGCCCCGAGCTGGCCAAAGAAAAGGGTATTGAAAACGGCGATCCGGTTGTCGTGGAATCAATTCGCGGCAGGGTTGAAGCCATTGCCATGGTTACCGTGCGTATGACCCCGTTCAAGATCAAGGGCCGTACCGTGCATGAAGTCGGTATGCCTTTCTGCTTCGGCTGGACTACCCCCGGATGTGGTGATGCCACCAACCGTCTTACCCCGTCGGTAGGTGACCCCAACACCACAATTCCTGAATACAAGGCCTCTCTGGTGAATGTTCGCAAAGCGAAAAAGCTCACCGAGATCGAAGAATAACCTGCAACCAAGGAGTAAAACATGCCTAAAGCATTCTTTGTAGATACCTCCAGATGTACGGCTTGCCGCGGTTGCCAGGTTGCCTGTAAGGAATGGCACGATCTGCCCGCAGTAAAAACCAAGCAGCGCGGAACCCATCAGAATCCGCCGGACTTGAACCCCTTCAACTATAAACTGGTCCGTTTCAGCGAGCACCGCATTAACGGCAAGGTCGAGTGGTATTTCTTCCCCGACCAGTGCCGCCATTGCGACGTGCCTCCCTGCAAGGACATTGCTGATGCATACGTCACCGGGGCCGTGGTTCAGGATGAAGAGACCGGAGCGGTCATCTTCACCGACCAGACCAAGCGTCTCGGTGCTGACGAGTGTCAGGAAATAACTGAAGCATGCCCCTACAACATTCCGCGCCGTAATACCGGCACAGGAATGCTGACCAAATGCGATATGTGTATTGACCGCCAGCAGGCCGGGCTGATCCCCGTCTGCGTCAAGACCTGTCCCACCGGAACCATGAACTTCGGTGAACGTGAAGAAATGGTCGCTATGGCTGAAAAAGCACTTGAGCGAGTCAAGAAAGACTACCCCAATGCCCAGATTATCGATGCTGATGAAGTCAACGTCATCTATCTGGTGCAGGATAAACCCGAACTCTACTACGAGTACGTCACTGCAGACGCTTCCGGCGTCGGCAACGGCGTAACCCGCAAAGAGTTCTTTGCAAAATTAGCCAAGCCTGCAAAACGCATGTTTGGATAGTTTGATGCCTCCGGCGGCTGGGGAGGGGGAAACTTTTTGTAAAAAGTTTCCCCCTCCCCAGACCCCACCCCCYTCCAAAACTTTTATTAGGCTTCGCCGCTTCGTTTGGAAGTTTTAAATAAATTTTGATTTCAGGAGCAAAATTTCATGAGTGGTACCACTAAGAAGAAACGTGATGTGCAGGCCGGGTTGCTGACCTTACGTAAAAGAATGCCTGCGTTGGAAAATATTTTTGATGCTTTCGGCCCGCTGGTGCTGGCTCAGGAAAAGGCGGAAGAAGTGCTGGCGGACTGGGATGGCTATGCCATTCCTGAATCTTATGCTCCGCGTTTTGAGCAGGGTGTGGCTCTGCTGGCGGATATGGAGTTGCCTGAACTCGGCGATAAATATCGCGAAGTGTTCATGTTGATGATTTCTGCTGTTGCTGAGGGGCTTCCCGCTCTGAACGGGCAGGTTGATGGGATTGTGGCGGCGATTGGCGAGGTGGAAAATTTAAATGATCTGGCTAAGGCCATCTGGGACGAAGATGGTAAGCTGCTGCATTCACTTGTGGAAGAGTGGCAGGTGGATGAGCAGATTCTGGCCTTTGTGGGGACTCTGGCCCTGAAACCGTTCATGGTCCGTATTGAGCCGGAAGCAGCCAAGGCGATTGAGAATATGAGCTGGCAGAAGGGGTATTGCCCGGTCTGCGGCACTTTCCCTGATCTGGCTTTGCTCCGTAAGTCCGGTGACGACAATGCTTACCTGAAGTCGCACGGCGGTCAGCGTTGGCTGCATTGCTCCGGCTGCGGTCACGAATGGCGATTCAAGCGCAACACCTGCCCGTGGTGCGAGAATGAGGATCATGAAAAAATGCGTTACCTGCAGGCTGAGGAACGCCAGAATGAGCGGGTGGATATCTGTAAAAAATGCAATCACTATTTCGTGACCCTTGATACCCGCGAGCTTGTGGAGCAGCCCGACCCGCGCGTAGCCCCGCTGGGGCTGGTGCATCTGGATATCAAGGCACAGGAGGAGAATTATCAGCCGCTGGCTGAGACTCCCTGGAATGTGTTGTAGAATTTTTAAGGGTTTAAAAACGGGAAACCGCCGCAGTCTTACGAGGTTGCGGCGGTTTTGTTGTTAGTGGGGATGGGGCGTAAGTTTTTTTAGAATTTTTGCTAAAGTTCCGTCTTTTTTGATCGTATCAAGACCATGCTGCATTCTTTCGACCACGTGATTTTCTGTCTTATTGTTGAAAGCGAAGTAGAATTCAGAGTTATGTAATGTTCTGATTACTTCAAGAGTGGATGTATTTATTCCCATTTTTTCGGCAGTGTAGAACACTACGTTTTCATTTGAAAAAATTGCATCAATCCGTCCGCGTTTCAGCTTTTCAAGCATTGAGTAGATTGAAGAAGATAGGTCAATTTGACTTTCAGGGTATCCGGCCACAAGTAATGTTTCATGAGATATACTGTTGCGCAAAACGGTAATTCTAAATTGGTTTAGCTTGTTTGTTTTATTAATATCCGCGGTTTTTTTTAAAGAGATTAGAGATATATTGTAATCCGCTATCGGGCCTACCCATTTGAACATATGCTCACGTTCCGGGCTGCGTATCACACTAAAAGCGCATACATTCTGGGTTGACCTGACAATTTTAAATGCTCTTGCCCCTGGGTAGAAGTGTATTGGCCGTGAAGGATTTTGGAGCTTTGCCGCTTTTAATACCGCATTGAGAATTTCAACACTTATGCCCGCCGGGATGCCGTTAAGTTTATAATTATATGGTGGTAAATCTTCTGTTACAAAGGTCGTTTTCTCGAGTGAATGGGCTTGCGCGCAACCGATTTGAACACAGATTATGGCGATAGTGCAGAGTAGTATTCTTTTAAGCATACAAAATCCTCTTTGATTCTTGTATAGCTTAAATAGAGTCTAAATTAAACGCCAAATTAAAATTATTCAAAAAATGAAGTCTATTCGAAAATGGCTGCTGTTAATCAAGAGGTGCAGGTAAATACGTTCTGGTCAGTCGGCTTGATTTCCATTCATGCATGGGAATGCATTACCCGTTTTTAAGTCCGCAAGCGTATTCACTTTTTCATCCGTATCATCAAGACCCAATAAATAAATACAGTTCCAGTTTCCTTCCCACAGACAATCGGCCTGCGGAGGGTTTTCGAGTTCCTTGCGGAAGTTCTCCGTTGCACCGATCAAGAGCATATTGACTTTGAACCCGGCCCGGTGTCCGCGCGGGTGGGTGTAGGCGAGGATGTAGATGCCGCCCTGTTCTGGGATAGGGCGGGTTTTAGCGAATATGCCGAAATTGTATTCTTTTCCGGATTTACCTGTGAAAGGCCAGTCTTTTTGCTTGAACATATTTTTCCTGTTTAGCTCTGAGGTGTAATTTTATGGTGCAGGGGAATAAACCAATATTCACGCTAAGTTCAGTTCAATGGAGTGACCTCAAGAGAAGTTGCCCTTGCTTTGGGTAGGAACTTTTGCTGAATTTCTTTCAGTTTGCCATTTCTGCGTATTGTATCTATGCCTTTTTGCATTCTGCGGACAACATAGTCCTCTGTGCTGTTGCTGAACGCAAAGTACATCCGGCCAAAATTAAGCACGTAGTTAATTTTAAATTTATCCCAGTCAAGATTACTTTTCTTTATTACATGGTGCAAAACATGTTCGTTCTCAAGGATAAGATCAATTCTTCCCTTTTGTAGCTTTTTTATCATTGCTGTGATGTCTGTGGATAATTCTATTCGTGTTCCTTCCGGGGCTTTTTGCAGTAACGTCTGATGCGATACTCCGGATCTGATGACTCCTACGGAGTATTTTTGGATGTCGGCAAAACTATTCATTTCAATATTGTCTTTTAAAGAAATGAGCGCAAAATTCACGTCCCCGATGGGGCCTGCCCATTTGAAAAGATGTTCCCGTTCTTTGTTTCGGACAGTGGCAAAGAGGCAGGTGTTTGGGGTTTTCAAGGTCATTTTGAAACCCCGTGCCCATGGGTAAACATGTATTTTAATGTTTCGCGGATTTATCCCGGCAGCACGAAGTGTCGCTCTCAGAATATCAACACTTAAACCCTGCGCTTCTCCGTTTACAGATGCAGTATATGGGGGCAGGTGCTCTGTTATGAAAAAAGTATTCTCAAGATTCTGGGCTTGTGCTGCTGCGGGGGCGCAGAGCATAAGCAGCAGTAAAACATTGATAAACGGGCGATTAAGCATTTAAGTCCTCACTTGCAGTATATATAACTTAAATGACATTAAAATTGAATGGGCATAAATCAGTTAATTGGACCCATGGGGGTTGATGCGGGGCGCGTTTCAGGTAGATAATTGTTTTGGATTCTGCTTAATTCTCCTGATTTGCGTATTTTGTCTATGCCGTCTTGCAGCTTTTGCACAATATGATCAGCTGTATTTTTATTGAAAGCAAAGTATGTTTGTCCAAAATTAAAGACATAGTGGATCTTATAA
This portion of the Desulfovibrio sp. JC010 genome encodes:
- a CDS encoding ABC transporter substrate-binding protein, translating into MLKRILLCTIAIICVQIGCAQAHSLEKTTFVTEDLPPYNYKLNGIPAGISVEILNAVLKAAKLQNPSRPIHFYPGARAFKIVRSTQNVCAFSVIRSPEREHMFKWVGPIADYNISLISLKKTADINKTNKLNQFRITVLRNSISHETLLVAGYPESQIDLSSSIYSMLEKLKRGRIDAIFSNENVVFYTAEKMGINTSTLEVIRTLHNSEFYFAFNNKTENHVVERMQHGLDTIKKDGTLAKILKKLTPHPH
- a CDS encoding ABC transporter substrate-binding protein, which translates into the protein MLNRPFINVLLLLMLCAPAAAQAQNLENTFFITEHLPPYTASVNGEAQGLSVDILRATLRAAGINPRNIKIHVYPWARGFKMTLKTPNTCLFATVRNKEREHLFKWAGPIGDVNFALISLKDNIEMNSFADIQKYSVGVIRSGVSHQTLLQKAPEGTRIELSTDITAMIKKLQKGRIDLILENEHVLHHVIKKSNLDWDKFKINYVLNFGRMYFAFSNSTEDYVVRRMQKGIDTIRRNGKLKEIQQKFLPKARATSLEVTPLN